The Streptomyces sp. NBC_00224 genome has a window encoding:
- a CDS encoding tautomerase family protein, with protein sequence MPLVRIDVLGRDTGRLVALGRAVHEALGEVMGVPDDDRFQILTAHDGESGLLRHGTYLGVRRDDDIVYVTITLREGRPAEQKQALYRRIAELAQEHAGTEPRNMFVVLTENSDADWSLGNGEAQYLV encoded by the coding sequence ATGCCGCTCGTACGTATCGACGTGCTGGGCCGTGACACCGGGCGCCTGGTTGCCCTGGGGCGCGCCGTGCACGAGGCGTTGGGAGAGGTGATGGGGGTCCCGGACGACGACCGGTTCCAGATCCTGACGGCCCACGACGGCGAGAGCGGCCTCCTGCGGCACGGCACCTACCTCGGGGTGCGGCGGGACGACGACATCGTCTATGTGACCATCACCCTGCGGGAGGGCCGTCCGGCAGAGCAGAAGCAGGCGCTGTACCGGCGCATCGCCGAACTCGCCCAGGAACATGCCGGAACGGAACCCCGCAACATGTTCGTTGTGCTGACCGAGAACAGCGATGCCGACTGGTCGCTGGGCAACGGCGAGGCACAGTACCTCGTCTGA
- a CDS encoding SDR family oxidoreductase has translation MTSIENGSTTRELKGKRALVTGGTRGIGAAVVRHLLDAGAEVLTSARSATVPVPEGAAFVEADVRTAAGTQALAEAAHKSLGGVDILVHNAGGAQPYESASDIPDEVWQDALDLNFLASVRLDALLVPGMRERHSGAIVHVSSAATLAPVGPFLHYTAAKAALENYSRGLALELAPAGIRVNTVSPGRVATPGGEATREQWAQLNSAAGRTGAEGTTPLGRDGRPDDIAHTVLFLVSDQAGWLTGSNLYVDGGEFPRN, from the coding sequence ATGACCAGCATCGAAAACGGATCGACGACGCGGGAGCTCAAGGGAAAGCGGGCACTGGTGACGGGCGGAACCCGAGGGATAGGAGCGGCCGTTGTCCGCCACCTCCTCGACGCAGGCGCCGAAGTACTCACCAGCGCCAGGTCGGCCACGGTCCCGGTGCCGGAAGGAGCCGCCTTTGTGGAGGCCGACGTACGGACCGCGGCCGGGACCCAAGCGCTCGCCGAGGCCGCACACAAGAGCCTGGGCGGCGTGGACATCCTGGTCCACAACGCGGGTGGAGCGCAGCCGTACGAGAGTGCCTCGGACATCCCCGACGAGGTGTGGCAGGACGCGCTGGACCTGAACTTCCTGGCCTCGGTGCGGCTGGACGCACTGCTGGTGCCGGGCATGCGGGAGCGGCACTCGGGGGCGATCGTGCATGTCTCCTCGGCAGCGACCCTCGCCCCGGTGGGACCGTTCCTGCACTACACGGCGGCCAAGGCGGCCCTGGAGAACTACAGCCGGGGCCTGGCCCTGGAACTGGCTCCGGCCGGCATCCGGGTCAACACCGTCTCTCCCGGCAGGGTCGCCACCCCGGGCGGCGAGGCGACGCGGGAGCAGTGGGCGCAACTGAACTCGGCGGCGGGCCGGACCGGCGCCGAGGGCACCACCCCGCTGGGACGGGACGGCCGCCCCGACGACATCGCGCACACGGTCCTGTTCCTCGTCTCCGACCAGGCGGGCTGGCTGACCGGCAGCAATCTCTACGTGGACGGCGGCGAATTCCCCCGCAACTGA
- a CDS encoding LysR family transcriptional regulator, whose product MSLRQFEYALAVAEAGSVTAAAERLHVAQPSVSQQIRGLERDLGVELFARTPSGLVPTVVGRAFLREAEVAVNALRDNELAPATAARVSQAATAVRWAAHGLGATLVPASAVPPGHEHLVRPVFPAVTQPVIAVLRSGAGPAETALLAFLRQENWPPLISH is encoded by the coding sequence ATGAGTCTTCGTCAGTTCGAGTACGCGCTGGCCGTCGCCGAGGCGGGCTCGGTGACCGCGGCGGCCGAGCGGCTGCACGTCGCCCAGCCGTCGGTCTCCCAGCAGATCCGCGGCCTGGAGCGGGACCTCGGCGTGGAGCTGTTCGCCCGTACGCCCAGCGGACTGGTTCCCACGGTGGTCGGGCGTGCCTTCTTGCGGGAGGCGGAGGTCGCGGTGAACGCGCTGCGGGACAACGAGCTCGCCCCGGCCACGGCCGCCCGCGTGTCGCAGGCCGCGACCGCCGTTCGCTGGGCCGCTCACGGACTGGGCGCGACGCTCGTCCCCGCCTCCGCCGTGCCCCCGGGGCACGAACACCTGGTGCGGCCGGTGTTCCCGGCCGTCACCCAGCCCGTGATCGCGGTGCTCCGGTCCGGTGCGGGACCGGCGGAGACGGCGCTACTCGCATTCCTGCGCCAGGAGAACTGGCCCCCGCTGATTTCGCATTGA